The nucleotide window TGCAGGTGGGGAGACAGCTCTAGGCTGTAGGGATTCAGAAAGAGGATGCAAAgaccttccagaagcttcctggaggagaggccGTGTCAAGAGCTGGGCCTTGAGTGGTGGCAGGCCAACCCCTTACGTCacagcaggctctgaactggggTCCGGTTCTGTCATAAACCTCGACATAGCACCGGACTGGTCCCTTCTCCCCTTTTATAGCTGTGTGGTCCAAGGCTGTCAGGGGACCAGTGGCCTGAGGTCCCACAGCGAGGACCCAGGCCCGGGAGCTCCGTCCCAGAACTGGCAGTGaggtggatgggggtggagggggtggctGAGGAGAaaagacacccccacccccaggctggaGTCATTACACGGTCTCGGGCCTCTGGTTATGGCCTGTCTCCCCAGGAGGCTGTACGCACCccgtggggcaggggctgggtccGTGCTGGTGACACCTCGTCCCCCAGTTTCAGAGCAGGCACTTAAGAAACTTCAGtgaagacagggaggaaggaacgGATCCGCAGGCCTTAGACGGCAACCCACCCCGGAAACACGGAGACCCGGTGTGAGTACCACGtcttaagagaaataaattcctgcAGGAAATGCTTGCCGGACACGTGGAGAGGCTTCCCTTGGAGGAGGGAAGTTCACGACCGTGACACTCACGCCTAGGGGCCATCCCGGGGCAAGAGGGCAGAGCCTGGTGTGCCCCCAGAGCACGGAGCACTATTCTTCCTCGTGGAATCCTTACCACATTCCATTTAGCGGGCGGTCACTGTCATCCCGTTTCGCAGGTGAGAGAATCGAGGCTCCGCGAGCTCAGAAGTGGCCTCTCCAGACTCACAGCTGGGAAATGTCACCTGGGCTTGAAATCAGGCCTCCCGACCCCAAAGCCGTCCGGCCTCAGTCTGATTCTGATGTCCTGTGGTCGCAACATTCTCCCTTTGTGGCCTGAAACCAGTTCTTTccccctgggcgggggggggggggtgaccagAGGGCCCCCAACGCCACCACAGACTGGCCCCGGCCCAACCGCAGCCCCCAGGCGGCCTTACCACAGTCAGCTTCGTGGTTTCCTGAACATTCTCAACCAACGGTCGCTTTTACCATAATGGTTCCCGCGAGAGGCTGCCGGTCAATTTTCCTTGCTTGGGTCTCAATTTCTTCTGAAGGGTAAAGTGGctgacggggtggggggcggggggaaccacgagccgcccctcccccaaagccTCCTTGTTTATCTCACACTCAGGCCACACTGTATCATTTCagcttaattttatttcctcttataaATGGGCACAGCACgggaagtgttaaaaaaaaaaaaaaaaaagaaagaacaaccaaacagaaaacaaaaaccaaacaaccaaacaGCTCCTTCACAAGGCTGGGACAGGTGAGTACCCcccggtggcggggggggggggagggggggcaggcacctgggtctctttttccagtcttttccctCCACTTTTCCTTAGAGATTTGGCCGTGAACTCAGGACAGGTATGGTTAATAAACAGGTtatggggtgggggcgggggggagagaaagggcagggaaggcttgggggagggaaggacaaactcccacccaccccaggccGGGTACGCGAAGGGTTCTGTACAGGAGAAAGGACGCATGGGAGGGACACTGTCTTCAGGGGGCTCTCTGGAGCCACACTGCCTACGAAAAGTATTTACACGTATTTGCCACGCTGTGCACTAAGCTGCCGGGTgggcaccgggggggggggggggatgctggaCCCATCAGCCCTTAGATGGCAACTCCAGGACCCAGTCTTGGCATCTCCGTAAATCTGTACAGTTCGTGGGCTTCTATTTACAGGCAGGAGGCCTGAGGAAGCAAGTCCAGGGTGGTGGCTGTCAGGAGAAATCCGGGAGAGCCCAGGAGGTGGTGGCCACTCCGCCCCACCGGAGAAGCCAAGATAGGTTTGCTTCCTGTGCCCGGGGCCCCAGCCTGGAGGCCTGGACAGATGGCTTTGCCAGCCCCGGCGGGGATCTGGCCTGAGCACCCCAAGCCACGGACCGCAGACCTGCCTCACCCAGCCCTGGTTGCCACCCAGCCCCCTCCAGGGCTGAAGGGGACGCACCTTTCAGGAGAGGTATGCCCCTGTGGCCCCTTAGGGAGACAGAACCTGGGTTCTAGAAGTCACAGCTGGAGCGAGGGCCCGAACCCCACCTCCCGAGGCCCCAGCCACCCTCCCTGGGTGGCAGCTGAGGCccccgggaggttctcgggccacacaaGCCCCCTCCCTTTGGAATCGGCCCGGCTTCCAGGAAATGCCAGGGCCTTGCGGGACACCCTCCCTAAGCACACTGGTGTGTCTGGGAACCCATCTGCCCAGGTCCTGCTCGCATCACACCTCGTGCCCAGGCAGAGTGAGAGCCCCGCACCCACATTGCACCGAGGAGAGCCCCAGCTCATCCTTTTAACCGACCTCTCTCCTGGACTGCCCTGCCCCAGCCGGGCTGGCCGGAATGAACTTGGGCCAGTCAGACTGTGTTGTTCCACGAGGATAAAGCCTGGGCCTTGGGCTCAGGTCCAGGGCTCCATGAACAAGGCCCTTGGCCCCTTCTCTCAAACGctaaggacagagagaagaggccGTGTGCCAGAAGGCAAAGCCCCAAGTCCCAAGTTAGAAGCCAGCCCTACGTGGGGAGTCAGGCCTGCTGGGACCAGACTGGACCCCTGCAGGGGGGCCACTCCAAGCCCACTCCAGCCAGACCAAGCTCAGCTCCTCCGTCCTtgccaggccccgccccaccATGGGCTACATGTGGCCCATGCAGGGGTCTCCTACCCCAGGCCCACCATCCCTGGGCTCACGTCCCCTCTCCTCCATGCTCCCTGGCTTCTCAGCCTTGGCCTGCCCAGGCCTGGTCACCAGAGCTGCTggccccccccccacagcagCCCACCAGGGAGCTGCTGGGACatcagtccctcctcccctcgCCCTTCCACACTCCAGGGATGACTGAGGCCAGGTCGCCTCACCTTCAACAAATCATGGGCCCAGGGTGCCTCCCCTCACTCCTGCCCATCACAAAGTTTGGGACCGGCTGGGCTCCTCACaggcctccaggccctgcccGGGGGGACACTGAGTCCGAAAGACAAAGCCCCAGCCCGGAAGCAGGATGGTGGAAAAGACAGGGTGTGGAAGTTCCCTGGACCCTTGCTCTCAAATGCCTcgggcaccccccacccccctcaccctgcAGAAATCTGCTGCCAGGGAGTCtagaaaagggaacagaaataAAAGCTGGGATCCTGACTTTAATCTGGGCtgaaggttgggggggggtgagCACCAGCCAACCCCAACTCAGACCACATCCCGTGTCCTCAGGAGCCCCCACCAAgcacaccctcctcccccaaggAGATTTGTGACCccacatttaaaatatctacagAAGCGGCCCCCTCGCAAGGGTAACACAGAAGGGGGAggcgggccggggccggggcctgggacgccccccccccccccccagccccacctgctcTCAGCTCCCGGCCTGGGGCAGTGTGTCTGGCTGGGCTGCTTCAAGAACCATCAGCTTGTCTGGCCAGCAAGCGGGCAGGTGTCCACGGGGAGGGCCCCAGGGCGGGACCGAGGTGGGCCTGGTGAGGCCGCGGGGAGGGTGCAGGAGGCCCAGGCGACAGGGCCCACCCTCGCAGGCACTTTGGAGACTTGTGTCCTGGGAGGCAGAGTCAGCCCCTAGCTCAGAGCAGGAAAGGGTACAGGGAGACCGGGAGCCAGGCCGCACACCCCTCCCCGCCCAAGCCTTGTGGTCCTGGGTGACCCAAACCCCCTCCACATTTCCAGGAACCAGCCTGCCTTCCTCAGCAAGGCTCCTAGCTAGCGGGGGACTGGCCCCGAACTCACCCCTCGGCAAGctacagaggggaggggaggggagcaggcccCACCGATGTGCaatgccctgggggggggggttgtggcagcatccccccccccactttatttCAGGAGAGGCAAGCAAGTGCCCGCCGGTTCCCCTGCAGCACAAGCACGGGGCTGTGCAGGGGGGAGACTGTACCTCCACGTGGGATCGTATCTGACATGCTGGGGGCGGCGGCCGCGTGGTTGGTGCTGGCGTCGTGGTGAGGGGCTGAGTGTGGCAGGGCAACTCTGGGGACCCAATATGGGCTGACTGTTCCAGCCTGACTCCACCCTCTCCGGTGAGCCCGGGAGCTGGGGACAGCCTGCCTGGTGCCACAGtgtgcatggggggagggggacagagagaggggcaggccaCACTGTCACCACCATCAGGGGACGACGACTAGTGCCTTGCATTGTTGTGAgcattggggggcggggggagggggggccgcgGGGTGAGAAACACGTGAGAATAAGCATCTTTGGAAGCATGTCTGTGACAGGTCTGCACCGGCTGGGTGAGCGGGACCGCGCAAGGTTTTGTCGTTGCGCGTCGTCGCCTTCGTGTGTGACGTCATGCGTGACCGTGTGGGAGATGGTGTCTGTGCAGAGTCCGCctgcaagagggagggaggcccaggcagcccagcccctcctcacCAGTGGCTGCCAGAGCACTCCTTAGGGGCACGCTGGGATGAGGTGAGGCCTGTGGTAGGTGGGCactgggcaggggccaggggagaATGGCCCCACCACCCCAGAGAGGCCAGGGGCTGGTGACGAGAGGAACCGTCTCTCCCGGGCAGAGAGGGGCCCCGGGACGGTCGCGAGAGGCCGCAGTGTCTCGCGATGATGTCGAGGGCTGAGCTGGCCAAACGCTCGTCCTGGAAACCAGCCTGCGTGCCTCTCCGCCTCCGAAACGAGACTTCAGctggccctgggggggggggccaggtTGGGGCCTGGAGCCCATCTCAAGCCCCACCCTTTCTTCTCCCAGCCAATCCGGAGCTTCCTTCCTCCTGTCCGGCCGACACGAGGTCCTGAAGCCCCAGGCTGAttgcggggagggcggggggacAAGAGATGAGCTGGTAAGGGCACAGTCTAGGGCAGATGGCAGTGCCCCCTGTCCCTCAGGTAAGATCTGCGTGAGGCTGGCTGTCTGGGCAGACCCTGGGAGGGCGGGCGGAGATGAGCCGCGGCCAGACTCCCTCCCAGGCCCAGTCCCAGGCCAGGGCTGgtggggccgggccgggggctaGGCGGAGGGGTGACGCTGAGGCTACGGGAGGCACTGTGGCTCCACTAGGCTCCGCTAGGCGTAGAATTCCTCCTGCTTGTCAGGCTTCTGGTATGTGACGCTGGCCTGCTTGGGCTCCTCCAGTGTGTAGCTGCCCTCATCCTTCTTCTTCATGCGGTAGATGAGCAGCGTGACCAGGAAGGCCGCGAACAGGGCGCCCACCACCCCGCCTACAATCACAGCTGcggaggaagaaggcagaggtCAAGGGCTAAGGACAAGCTGGGGtcaagctcagaacctggggagagggcagagggccccgggcggggagggggctcagAGCCTTGAATCTGAGGCGCGGGGTGGCCAATTCTCACACGGGCAGCGCTGGCTGGCCTTCACAGACCTCGCCGGAAGGAGGATACATACGGAGGCAGGGTCAGACCCTGggacaggggaaggtcagagaaggaaacaaaaggaggGTCTGGGGGTTGAGTCCCCAGCTTTCCCTTCCTAGGAGACGAGGCTCCTAGAAACCCCACACCCTGACCTCTTCTCGGGTCCCTAGACATCCAAACTGAGGCCCGACCAGCTGCCTCGCTCTGGGCTCCTCCCAGGCCCCAAGCCTCACCTACGAGCACCTCCTTCCGCTCTAGGATGCTCTTCTGAGGCAGCTGAGCAGCTGAGCTGCCTGGGTCGATGGCATTGTCCAggaggctggggcctgggccAGCACCCTTGGGCAGCGTCCCAGGTGGAGGTGACGGCTTGGCTGCAGCCCCGCCCACAGCCACCACCTCATTGGCCGTGTCTGGCTGTGTGGTCTCTTCCTCCGGCAGCTCAAAGTCTCCGCTGGGCCCCCCGCTCACGGGCACCTCTGGCTCATCCCGGATCGTGGTCAGGACGGACTCCGGAGTTGGggtctggagggagggaggcatgaGCCTAGGAGCCAGGCCTCAGCCCCTCCTGCCAtggggcacccccccccccaacctctgccCAAACCTCCCCACATTCCCAGTGGGTGTGACACTTACTTAACTAAGCACtcgctatgtgccaggcactgtgctaaacacgTTATGGGCGTTTTGCCCTCACAACACCCCCGTGAAGGAGGTACTGTTACCCCTGATTTATAGGGCTGGAAataggttcagagaagttaagtgacttgccaaggACGTACAGCTAGTAAAGCAGTAGAAGCAGAACTAAAACCCACATCCACCCAATTCCAACCTCTCGGGTTTGTAACCACCCCACACCGCCTCTGTTCTCACCTGGCCACATCCTATCCCCACCCCATCTGTCACCTCCCCCTCTAGCCGCCTCTTGGTAATAACGATCATCGTTGGGAGATCGCTGTCGAATTGCTGTCTGGGGACTGCTAGGTGCTGCCTGGTCCCCAGGCCACGTACCTGGGGCAGGGATGAGGCCCTCAACCCCGGGGGTCAGTTCAAGTGTACAAGTGCAGAGTGTGATGCCCCTTGGAGGCAAGCGTCCAGGAAACCAGCCCGGCGGCTCCCACCAGGGGGAAGCAGGACCAGGGCTGGGTTTGGGGCAAGGATGTAGGTGCCTCGGGGGTGAGCAGGGCGAGGTGGGCCTGGTGCCCTGCCCTCCATCCCCTGTCACTGTTTCCCCTTCCTGCTTGGCCAGCGTCTGGGAAGTACCAGGCTGCCCCAGCTGCTCAGAGGAGCTGAGGGCAGGGTCTGCATCTGGCCGGGGCTGGGGAGTCAGAGGGGCTGAGGGGGACCTGAAAGCACCTCTCCCACCTGAGGGCCCTCCTCCCTCCGTGAGGCCGGCTGCAAAGGGCTTTTGTACCCCAATCAGTGCGACCTCCTCCCCTCCTAGCTCAGCCCACCCAGCAGGGACCAGGCTACTGCTCCCGCTTCCTTGATCCCATGCACCCGCACAGTCCTGACGTCCGCATCCTCCCCCCTTCAAacctccacccctcacccctaacaacccctccccccacacgcacacacacatgccctgGCCTCTCTCTAGAGCCAACTGCGGGGCTCAGATGCTGACTCTGCCATCGCGGGTGAGGCCTGGTCTGCAGCAGGAGGAAGGCGCAGTGCCGCCCACAGCATGGATGCCAGGGTGAGGGAGGGCACGGGGATGCTCAGCTCTGAGCCGGCCACCCGGGCAGCACACCGCACACGTGAGCTGAGGGCTCTCCACTCCCTcggcctccccccgcccccccagtcaCCCTCAGACTAACGACAGCGATGACGGTGACCGTGACGATACCGAAGCTTCTGGCTGGTTTACCATTGCCAGGCCCCGTTTTAGGCGCTTTGGATGATTCCCGCAACACTAGGGTCTGCGTCCTATTATTTCCTCCTtctcacaggtgaggaaatggacGTACAGAAAGAATCGACGACTTTCTGAGCTCACTCCAGGATGCCTGCCCCCTGGCCCTGCACAGGCcccttgccccgccccccccaaccacGCTCTACCCGATTCTTTCCCCATCCCTATCTTGTCCCAACATCCTAAGCCCCAGGGCCAGTCTCCCTTCCATCCCCATCCACCTCGACCTCTGTCCCCATCCTGTGTTTCACGCCCCCAGCCTTGGCCCTCTGGCCTCAGCCTCTCTAGCCATGTCTGGCCCATCTCCAGACCCTCCTGGTCCCCGCCCCGCCCAGCTGCAACCTCCCTGCCCAGGCCCGACCCACCCGCCTCTGCTCTCGCTCCCTGTCTTCCCCCACACTGCTCACCTGAGCCACTTCCGTGGGTCCAGGGGCCGTGGTCCCCAGGGGCAGGGTGCTCTTCTCAGGGCTGTCAGGCTCCTGGGTGGTAGCTGGCCTGGGAAGGGCCCTTGGCCTGGAGGTAGCTGTGCTGACCAACCTGGGTGTCGGGGCCTCTGTGTCCAAGACAGCCACCGTGGTGGGAGGCGAGGGCGCCGCTGGGGTGGTGGCCCGGGCCGTGGCCGCCGTGGTCAGCGGAAGAGGCAGAAGCCTCTGTGCACCGGTGGTCCTTATGACAGAAGTGATGGCCGTGGAAGGGGGTGCCGCGGGGATGCTGGGGGCGGCGGTGGCCACCGTGGCGGGCACCGTGGCCACGGTCAGGGCCCCCGCGGTCGTGGCAGCAGTGGTAGCCGTGGGCATGGAGACGGTGGTGGCTCTCTGGCTGGGCTCTTCCGGGACCTCTGTCACCACCGGGGGGCTGGTGGCTGGCTCCGGGGTGGGGTGCTCGGAGGGGAGCTCTTCAAACGGGGTGCCCACGGGCTGGATGTCCATGGTGGGCGGCACCGCGGGTGTGGTGGACACTGCCGTGGCCACATCTGGGCTGAACCGCATGGCTGTCTCAATGCCCGACTCCTGCTCGAAgtctgagggggtggggaagaggagagagctaGGGAGCTGGCTGATCGTGAGGGCAGGAGGGTCCCAGGTAAGCAATGGCCACCAAGATGGGGCGGATCCCAGCCCTCACTCCATGCAATTTCCCCGGGACAAGATGAGGGAAAGACGTAAGGCACAGCCTGCCCACAGGTCAACAGCTGGTCGGCGGCTGGTGCATGTTCCCTAAGCCTTCCCTGCCTAGCCAAAAAttccttggggggtgggggcaggggagggagggcacctcttccaggaagtcttctctGATTTTTCCAGACCTAGTGGCAGCCTAAAAGCCCTACGGGCTGCAGATCTTGCTAACAGCTGGGGGAAGCAGGGGAGTGGCATTCTGGGAAAAGCCAGGCCTAGATAAACCCCCGCCATTAGCATGAGGCGCTTAAGGGCTTCTCTGGAGGCACAGGCCACAGGAAGACagcaaggaggagaaggagccctTCCTACAGGGAAATGCTTGAGCAATCTGGCGGACTCTGAGCCAGGACAAGTGAAGGGGCCCGGGAGGAAataggggacagagagagagagagagagagaaggtgcagcCCACTCCCTGGGCCCCTGAtcaggcagaggaggggtggagagcagCCAGAGAGGTTCAGGAGTAGAGACATGACCCAGCAGAGATAGATTTTACGAAGATTAAGTTGCAAGAGGCTTACATGGAGTAGGGCTAAAGCGGGGAGACTAGAGGTAGAGGACTGTGGGTGGCCAGGCCCATAGCACAGAGACCTCCTACCATCCCATCAGACCGCCTTGTCCTCTCACAGGGCCCAATCTCAGCACatacccctttttaaaaaaaaaagaaaagtcatcttggggcacctgcgtggctcagtcggttaaatgtccgacttcggctcaggtcacgatctcgaagttcgtgagtttgagccccgccacgggctctgcgctgacagtgtggagcctgctagggattttctctcactcgctctctctctgcccctacccccccccttgcgctctctcgctctctcaaaataaataaatgaattaaaaaaaaaaaagtaatctcaacacccaaagcggggctccgactcaagaccccgagatcaagagtcacagctcttccgactgagccagccaggtgccccgaacacACACCCCTTTTTTCTACCATTTTTAGAACTCCTCCCCTGTTCCAGACCCTGACATCTTACGCTAAAGCCTTCCAGAGGCTCTGAGAAGAAGGCATAGCTCTTCTATCATTCCCAGGTGAGAACACAGGGACTCAGAGGGGGAGAGTGGCTGAAGGTAGCACAGGTTTTAAGCGCcgaagctgggattcaaaccaggGGTGCGGGGGCAACCTCCCTCACCTCACACTACTCTCCTGGCCTTTCCCAGGCCACAGAACTGGGCTGTCCCAGGCACTGGTGGAGGCGTCTGCCCCTTTCCACCGCTCCCTGAACTCTACCCTGGGCCACAGCTGACTGGACAGGAAGGGGGCCACCTGACCCAAGCGGAGTCAGTCAAATGGTTTCTGCTGAGGACGCGCCCCTGCAGATCCGAGAAGTGACTACTAAGTTCCTCCAAGAGGTCAGGGCAGTACTGAAAATTGGGTTCCTGAGGGGCGTCCGTGCTCCCCAGCAGAGGCGGGAGGTCTTCAGGGAGATGCAAACAGTGCAGAGAGAACCGCGGGGAGCGGCGAGTCCCGAGCTCTAAGGTCTCAAAGCCCTGGCGACAGCCCCGGGAGGACGGGCTGCCCTTCCCCGTGCTTGCGGCCCAGAAGCTTCCCCTGcctgaccaccccaccccccaccccggcccctcacccccaccatggAAACCAGCCTGCATAGGCCCCTGTTCCCAGTGATCCCAGAGCCTTGGGTGGGGCACCGGAGGCAGACAGCACTGCCCAGGCACAGCgcaagggttgggggggggggggggaggcgggtacTTACAGCCCGAGCCGGACCCCGAGTAGAGGTCGTCCAGCTCGTCATCGGGGAAGGAGTCGTCATCCCCAGAGCCCTCCAGGTCCACGGGCCTCTCGAAGTTCTCACTGCGCCAGCGCTGAGCCTGAGGAAGGCAGAGGCGGGCACAGAGCTCAGCACCTGCGGCCCGGACGTGCCCAGAGGGACAGCAGACACATCCGTGGGCCAAGCGACTGAGGAACAGCGTCAGGCGTGGCCACCACATTGGCCAACAGGGCCAGGGCGGGCCTGAATACCACCTCCTGGTCCCCCCCAGAGGCTAGGACAGCAGCCCCACCTTCCTGCCCCCACCGGGGACCCGGACCACTCCCAGACGCCCTGATCAGAACTGCTGGGCGGCACACCGGGGGTCTAGAGCCAGAACGCTGGATGAGTCCCGCCTTCCTCACTTACTAAACGTGTGACCGCTCTGTACTCAGTACCCACAGTGGAGCCGCGAGCACACGGCGTGCGGATGTGTGTGTGGTGCCCGGGACGCCTGGCGGGACTCTTGGCGTGGCCACGGTCATCAGCCCCGTTCTGCAGAGGAGGCAGCTGAGGCCCACCCAGCTGCCCTAGGTCACCAGAGAGCACGTGACACGACGAGATTCAGACTCTGCTGGGGACCCAATCGAAGTCTCAAAGGCAATGCGATTAGTTGGACACAGGGTTTAGGGAGACGAGGGGCTTTGGGAGGGGGGTACTTTGGGTAAGAGTGGGGAGgcggagggagagaagggagtgtAGATTCCAGCCCTGGCCCTGGGTCCTCCCCAAACCAGGATGGTGGCCTACCTCCCCACCCCGAGGATCTCGATGCCCGAGTCAGCTGAGGGCCCAAAAGCCAATTCCACCTCAGGAGGGGTGCGAGGGGCTCCTTGCAGGAGTCTGGGGACAGACTCCTCCCAGTGTCAGAAGCTGGGGAGGCCCGGGGCTGGGGCCGTCCCTCCCCACTGCAACCCTGGAGGACGGCCAGCACAAGGGGCAAGCAAGGCAGGAGTCCCTCCCCCTCCAAGGGGGCAGCCGGGGCCCCATCCCCTGCTACACTTCTGACCCTGGCTCCAAGCCAAGTCAA belongs to Felis catus isolate Fca126 chromosome C1, F.catus_Fca126_mat1.0, whole genome shotgun sequence and includes:
- the SDC3 gene encoding syndecan-3: MKPGPPHRAGAAHGAGAGSGAAAGPGARGLLLPPLLLLLLAGRAAGAQRWRSENFERPVDLEGSGDDDSFPDDELDDLYSGSGSGYFEQESGIETAMRFSPDVATAVSTTPAVPPTMDIQPVGTPFEELPSEHPTPEPATSPPVVTEVPEEPSQRATTVSMPTATTAATTAGALTVATVPATVATAAPSIPAAPPSTAITSVIRTTGAQRLLPLPLTTAATARATTPAAPSPPTTVAVLDTEAPTPRLVSTATSRPRALPRPATTQEPDSPEKSTLPLGTTAPGPTEVAQTPTPESVLTTIRDEPEVPVSGGPSGDFELPEEETTQPDTANEVVAVGGAAAKPSPPPGTLPKGAGPGPSLLDNAIDPGSSAAQLPQKSILERKEVLVAVIVGGVVGALFAAFLVTLLIYRMKKKDEGSYTLEEPKQASVTYQKPDKQEEFYA